A region of the Campylobacter cuniculorum DSM 23162 = LMG 24588 genome:
TTTCTAAATTCATTTTTTATAACCCTTTTAATCTCTTTTGCAATATTTGCAATCACACTTACAGAAACGCTGTTACCAATTTGCTTATAAAGTGTAGCTTTTGAAAGTTCATTTGGTAAAATAAAATCATCGTCAAATCCCTGAAATCTGGCACATTCTCTAGGGGTGAGTTTGCGTATATCATCATCTAATACTAAAGGTACATTATGGCCACCCGTTCCCATATTTGCAGTTAAAGTTGGGCATAAATTATTTTTATTTTCTCTCACATAATGCCTCCGCCATTGATATAAAGTCTCTTTGTTTCGCATATTCTGTTTAAGTTCATTGTAGTATTTGTGCTTGTTGTAGTAAAAATCTTTTTCGACCCCTTGTTCTAGCAAATGGCTAATTTTGTTTGTGAGCTTGATTTTAGCAGGAAAATTAAACATCTCACATTTATTAAAATCTAAAAAACCTACAATATAAATTCTTTCTCTATTTTGAGGAATATTGCCATACTCACAAGTATTTAAAATTTGATATTTTATGTTATACCCAGCTTTCTCTAATTCTGTTTTTATAATAGTAAAAGTCCTACCACCATCGTGCTTGAATAAATTTTTTACATTTTCTAAAAAAATAATTTCTGGCTTAAAATATTCCAAATATCTTAAAATTTCAAAAAAAACATTGCCTCTTTCGTCTTTAAAACCCTTTCTATATCCAGCCACACTAAAAGCTTGACAAGGGAAACCAGCTGTTAAAATATCAATCTTATTTAATTTACTTAAATCCACTTTTGCCAAATCTTCGTTAATGATTTTATGCTTGTGGTTTGCTTTATAAGTTATACACGCCTTTGTATCAATCTCTATCGCCCAAGCTGTTTTAAAGCCAACTTTTTTAAAGCCTAGCTCTATCCCTCCAATCCCAGCAAACAAACTTCCTATTTTCAACCAAAACTCCTCTTTTAAGCACATTATTGTTGCTATTGTATCTAAATAATTATTAATTTTAAATACAAGACTAAAATTAAATTCTAAAAGCACAAAGCTATGGTATATTTATCGCCCCTTATTGAGATAAAAACGTCCTCAATGACTTTAGAACTCGCCTTAATTATTATTTTGAAAATGAAACAACACACATTAAAGGAATGAAAATTTTACCCTTAAGCACACAAGATCTCATTAGCCTTTTAAAATCTGGTTTGAATTATGAAAAGCTTGCCCCGATTTAAAAAAACACTTCAAGATGATGAAAAATTGGGAAGCAAATGGTATGAAATGCAAATTAAAGCAATGATAAGAAATCTCATATGTAAATTTAATTAAAAGATTCTTAAGAGCTTTAATTTTAAAAGATTATGACGCGTTTTAAAAATATCCTTCTTTCAAAAAACGTTAAACACATTTGCAAACCTTGTTTTAGCTTTGCACTAGAATGGGAAGTGTTTAAAATGCGTCCTTGTTTTTATGATTTAAAACTATCTTTATGCACTTCACAGAGCCATTTAACGATATTTGGGTCGCTGTGATTGATAAAAAGACTTTTTTGCGTGTCTAAAGTGGCAATGCTTTGCATATCTTGCTCACTCAAAACAAAGTCAAACACGGCAAAATTTTCTTTCATACGCTCTTTACTCGTTGTCTTTGGAATCACAATGATATTTCTTTGTATCAGCCAACGCAAAATGACTTGTGCCACGCTTTTATTATATTTTGAGGCAATTTGCATTAAGAGAGTGTTTTTAAAAATATCGTTTTTCCCTTCTGCAAAAGACGCCCACGATTGCGTTGCGACTTTGTATTCTTGCATTAATTTTTGTGCCTCAAATCTTGCAAAAAAGGGATGACATTCAACTTGATTGACAGCGGGTGTGATTGCGTTGTTAAGACAAAAATCCACAAGTCTGTCCGGATAAAAATTGCTCACACCTATGGCTTTGATTCTGCCCTCCTTATAGAGCTTACTCATCGCTCTGTAAGCTGCGTAAATATCATTGAAAGGCTGGTGGATTAAAAACAAATCCACATAATCAAGTCCGAGCTTTTTAAGGCTCTCATCAAGGGCTTTGAGTGCTTTGTTTTCATCAGCGTTGTTAATCCAAAGCTTAGTGGTGATGAAAAGCTCCTCCCTTTTGATTCCGCTTGATTTTAGAGCCGCTCCGACTTCGCTTTCATTGAAATACGCTTGTGCGGTGTCAATACTTCTGTATCCTACGCTTAAGGCATCTTCAACGCATTTTTGCGTGTCTTTTGGTGGAATTTGAAAAACTCCATAACCTAAAATGGGCATTTTCACACCATTGTTTAAAGTGATAAATTGCATGGGGACTCCTTTTTATTTCTTAAAATTAATGTATATTTAATTATACAGCATAACACTAAGTGTTTGTCAAGGGGTTTTATTTATTATTGTTTTTTACATACAATAAGAATAGATAAAAAATATATCACTCTTTATTGTCATTTTAGCTGGAATTAAATTGAGATAAAACCGCTTGAAATTTTTAATTTAACTTGCTTTATTAAAAAATGATTTGAATATTTTTTTATAAATCATTCAAATCCCCCTTGACAAACACTTAGTGTTATGCTGTATAATACTTTTTAAAATAATGGGGTGAGAGACTTGCAAAAGAGTGCGCCGCAAGCGGAATTTAGAGAAGGGCGTAGATTTAATTTTGGCACAAGTAAAGCGAGTGTGAAAAAGTGGATTGAATCGCTTGGGCTTTAAGTATTGTCAAATATAGAGCTGGACTGATATTAATGCAGTCATTTGTGGAGAATTTAAGGGGATAAGGAAGCAAATGAAAAATAAGATTTTGCAAATTTTGAGTGTCAAGGCAGAAGAGATTAAGCTTTTGTTGTTGAGTTTTTGCCTTATTTTTGCACTTTTTTGCTCGTATGCACTCTTGCGTCCTATGCGTGATGCACTCGGTTTGGAGGGCGGAGGAGAGGCGTTAAAATGGTTATTTTTAGCAACCTTCATTGTGATTATTGCTGTTTCCTTAGCCATGATGGTGCTTGCAAGTCGCGTAAAAAGGAAGCTTTATGTGGATTGTGTATTTTTGTTTTTTGCCCTAAATCTTGTGTTATTTTATGGAATTTTTTCTTTCTTAGACCATGATAGCTACGCTTTTGTGTGGCTCTCACGCATTTTTTATGTATGGGTGAGTGTTTTTAATCTTTTTATTTTTAGCACAGCTTGGAGTTTGCTTAGCGATATTTTTAGTAAAGAGAGAAGCAAAAGGCTTTTTGGAATCATTTCTGCGGGGGCGAGTTTGGGAAGCATTGCGGGGGCATCTTGGGCTGGATTTATGAGCTCAAATCTTGCGTTTTTGACATTTTGTTCTTTAATGTTGCTAGGAATCGGAATTGTCTTAAAAAACCTAATGATAAGAGAGATTGGCAAAAACGGCATGGATCAATCACTAGAACGTTTTGAAAAGCCCATCGGAGCACAGAATCCTTTTGCTGGATTCCACTCTATCGTGCAGTCAAAATTTCTCCTTGCACTCTGTGGCTTTGTCTTGCTTTTAACAAGCGTCTCTACATTTTTATATATGGAACAAGCACGGGTGATTAAAGAATTTTTTCCCACAAGAGAAATGCGTGTAGCAGCCTTTGCGAATATTGATTTAATCGTGCAAAGTGCGAGTTTGTTGATACAGCTTTTCTTGACAGCTAGAATCACAAAAATCTTTGGAATCACAAGTCTTTTAAGTCTTTTAGGATTCTGCATTGCACTTGGTTTTGTTGCTTTAGCCCTCTTGCATCCATCATTTTTGGCATTAGTGATTGTGATGAGTGCAAGGAGAATCGGAGAGTATGCACTCATTAGACCCGGAAGAGAAATGTTGTTTGTGCCTTTGAGTGCGGATTCAAAGTATAAGGTGAAAAATTTCATTGATACAGTGGTGTATCGCGGTGGCGATGCGATTTCTGCACAAGTTGAAGGAGCTTTAGCACACATAGGAATCGCATTTGTATTGTTTTGTGGTGCCTTTATTTCTTTTGTTTGGGGAATTTTGGGTGTATTCTTAGGAAAATGTTATGAAAAAGAAAAGTTTTAAATGCTAGAATTTTTTATAACATTTTTGTTTTAATCTTAATTTTAAAGGGGTCATAATGAAAAATCGTAGAGAGTTCGTAAAAATGGGTATTGGAGGCTTAGGCATGGCAATGTTTGCACCAAATGTGCTCTTTAGTGCAAATAGTTTAGAATCCCTAAAAGCTGCAAACAAGGGGAAAGAGGGCAGAGCTTTAAGCGAGAATTTTGTGCTTAATAATGGAATGAAGATTCCAAAAATCGGGCTTGGAGTGTGGAAAATTGATGATAATATTGTTGAGGATGTGATTGCAGAAGCCTTTAAAATAGGTTATCGCCATATTGATACCGCTCAAGCCTATGGTAACGAAAGGGGTGTTGGAGAGGCTGTGAGAAAGAGCAGACTTAAACGCGAGGAGATTTTTGTAACAAGCAAGATACGTGCCGAATACAAGGACTATAAGAGTGCTATGGAGTCTTTGGATAATTCTTTGCACACTATGGGGCTTAGTGAGATTGATTTGATGCTCATCCATAGTCCGCAGCCTTGGAGCAATTTTAGAGGGGGCGATTATTTTAGCGAGAATGTAGAGGTGTATCATGCACTTGAAGATGCGCTAAAATCAGGAAAAGTAAGGGCAATTGGCGTGAGTAATTTCCTAGAAAAAGATTTGGAAAATATCTTCAAAAACTGCTCAACCAAACCTGCTGTCAATCAGATTCTAACGCATATTGGAAATACGCCTTTTGATTTGATAGACTATTGCAAAGAGCAAGAAGTGCTTGTGGAGGCGTATTCGCCTATCGCACATGGCAGACTCACCAAAGATGCGAAAATCATACAGATGTCGCAAAAATATAATGTTACTCCTGCACAGCTTTGTGTGCGTTATGCACTTAGTATAGGAACTTTACCTTTGCCAAAGAGCAAGAATCCTGTGCATATTGCTCAAAATGCCGCTGTGGATTTTGAGTTGTCAAATGAAGATTTAGAGTTTCTTAAGAACTTTAATTTTAATGATTATGGTGAGTTTTCACACTATCCTTCTTTCAAAAAGCGTTAAACACACCTTAGAGCTGCAAACCTTGTTTTAGGTTTGCACTAGAATGGGAGCGTTAAAACGCGTCCTTGCTTTTATGATTTAAAATTATCTTTATGCACTTCACAGAGCCATTTAACGCTATTTGGGTCGCTGTGTGCATGGGGGGGGGTTTATTATTGTTTTTTACATACAATAAGAATAGATAAAAAATATATCACTCTTTATTGTCATTTTAGCTGGAATTAAATTGAGATAAAACCGCTTGAAATTTTTAATTTAACTTGCTTTATTAAAAAATGATTTGAATATTTTTTTATAAATCATTCAAATCCCCCTTGACAAACACTTAGTGTTATGCTGTATAATACTTTTTAAAATTTCAACCGAGCATTTAATTTTATTTTTCAAGGAAAACAATGTCTTATACTATCATAGAAGTTGAACGTAAAACAGGAATTGCATCAAGAAAATTAAGATTTTGGGCGGATAAAGGGCTTTTTCCTTTTTTAGAAAAAGACAAAAATGGGGTGAGGTATTTCAGTGAGCAAGATTTGCAATGGGTGATTTGGGTGAATTGTTTTAGGCAAATTGGTATGAGCATTCAAAATATTAAAAACTACATTGAACTTTGTATCAAAGGGGCTAATACTATGCAAGAAAGACTTGAAATTATATTGAATGAAAAACAAAAAATTATCAATCAAATTTCAGATTTGCAAAACATACTTGAAAAACTCGATTATAAAACCAAAGATTATAAAAATATGATTGCAGAAAATAAAGATAAATTCAATCCTGTAAGTAAGGATTATATCAAAACAAAGATTAAAAAACATAAAAATTAAAATCTCGATTTAAAGGACAAAGATGCAAAGAAGAAATTTTTTAAAAAAATCAGCTTTTGTTATGGCAGGAGCTTTAGGAGGAGTAAGTTTGCAAGCAAAACAAAATAAAAAAAACGAAAGAAAAGGCTTTGAAAATTTAATGCAAAATGACCCTGAATTTGCAAAATTTTTTGAATATTTTATTAAAGAGCAAGTTTCACAGCATAATGAACTAGATCCAAAAACCACTCTTCTTGTTAAACTTGCTGCTTTGATTGCGACAAGTAGCGTTAATCTTTACAAACAAACCCTTGATGAAT
Encoded here:
- a CDS encoding DNA cytosine methyltransferase, with the translated sequence MKIGSLFAGIGGIELGFKKVGFKTAWAIEIDTKACITYKANHKHKIINEDLAKVDLSKLNKIDILTAGFPCQAFSVAGYRKGFKDERGNVFFEILRYLEYFKPEIIFLENVKNLFKHDGGRTFTIIKTELEKAGYNIKYQILNTCEYGNIPQNRERIYIVGFLDFNKCEMFNFPAKIKLTNKISHLLEQGVEKDFYYNKHKYYNELKQNMRNKETLYQWRRHYVRENKNNLCPTLTANMGTGGHNVPLVLDDDIRKLTPRECARFQGFDDDFILPNELSKATLYKQIGNSVSVSVIANIAKEIKRVIKNEFRNEFRAVC
- a CDS encoding aldo/keto reductase yields the protein MQFITLNNGVKMPILGYGVFQIPPKDTQKCVEDALSVGYRSIDTAQAYFNESEVGAALKSSGIKREELFITTKLWINNADENKALKALDESLKKLGLDYVDLFLIHQPFNDIYAAYRAMSKLYKEGRIKAIGVSNFYPDRLVDFCLNNAITPAVNQVECHPFFARFEAQKLMQEYKVATQSWASFAEGKNDIFKNTLLMQIASKYNKSVAQVILRWLIQRNIIVIPKTTSKERMKENFAVFDFVLSEQDMQSIATLDTQKSLFINHSDPNIVKWLCEVHKDSFKS
- a CDS encoding NTP/NDP exchange transporter; translated protein: MKNKILQILSVKAEEIKLLLLSFCLIFALFCSYALLRPMRDALGLEGGGEALKWLFLATFIVIIAVSLAMMVLASRVKRKLYVDCVFLFFALNLVLFYGIFSFLDHDSYAFVWLSRIFYVWVSVFNLFIFSTAWSLLSDIFSKERSKRLFGIISAGASLGSIAGASWAGFMSSNLAFLTFCSLMLLGIGIVLKNLMIREIGKNGMDQSLERFEKPIGAQNPFAGFHSIVQSKFLLALCGFVLLLTSVSTFLYMEQARVIKEFFPTREMRVAAFANIDLIVQSASLLIQLFLTARITKIFGITSLLSLLGFCIALGFVALALLHPSFLALVIVMSARRIGEYALIRPGREMLFVPLSADSKYKVKNFIDTVVYRGGDAISAQVEGALAHIGIAFVLFCGAFISFVWGILGVFLGKCYEKEKF
- a CDS encoding aldo/keto reductase, translating into MKNRREFVKMGIGGLGMAMFAPNVLFSANSLESLKAANKGKEGRALSENFVLNNGMKIPKIGLGVWKIDDNIVEDVIAEAFKIGYRHIDTAQAYGNERGVGEAVRKSRLKREEIFVTSKIRAEYKDYKSAMESLDNSLHTMGLSEIDLMLIHSPQPWSNFRGGDYFSENVEVYHALEDALKSGKVRAIGVSNFLEKDLENIFKNCSTKPAVNQILTHIGNTPFDLIDYCKEQEVLVEAYSPIAHGRLTKDAKIIQMSQKYNVTPAQLCVRYALSIGTLPLPKSKNPVHIAQNAAVDFELSNEDLEFLKNFNFNDYGEFSHYPSFKKR
- a CDS encoding MerR family transcriptional regulator: MSYTIIEVERKTGIASRKLRFWADKGLFPFLEKDKNGVRYFSEQDLQWVIWVNCFRQIGMSIQNIKNYIELCIKGANTMQERLEIILNEKQKIINQISDLQNILEKLDYKTKDYKNMIAENKDKFNPVSKDYIKTKIKKHKN